One Streptosporangium sp. NBC_01495 DNA window includes the following coding sequences:
- a CDS encoding VOC family protein produces the protein MTFQTGHVGLNVSDLDRSRDFYLKIFGFEVLAESGEADRRYAFLGLDGTLVLTLWQQSEGRFATGLPGLHHLSFQVPDIETVRRAEDAIREAGATLHHDGVVAHREGASSGGVFFEDPDGIRLEIYAPTGAEGSPAPVAAAPTCGFF, from the coding sequence ATGACCTTCCAGACCGGCCACGTCGGCCTCAACGTCTCCGACCTCGACAGGTCCAGGGACTTCTACCTCAAGATCTTCGGCTTCGAGGTCCTCGCCGAGTCCGGCGAGGCGGACCGCCGGTACGCCTTCCTCGGCCTCGACGGCACGCTGGTGCTCACCCTCTGGCAGCAGAGCGAGGGCCGCTTCGCCACCGGCCTGCCCGGCCTGCACCACCTCTCCTTCCAGGTGCCGGACATCGAGACGGTCCGCCGGGCCGAGGACGCGATCAGGGAGGCCGGTGCCACGCTCCACCACGACGGCGTGGTGGCGCACCGCGAGGGCGCGTCCTCGGGCGGCGTGTTCTTCGAGGACCCGGACGGGATCCGGTTGGAGATCTACGCGCCCACCGGCGCCGAAGGTTCTCCCGCGCCGGTGGCCGCCGCCCCCACCTGCGGCTTCTTCTAA
- a CDS encoding response regulator transcription factor translates to MSVVKVLIVDDHRLFRSGVRAELGDSIEVIGEAEDVDSAVKAIAALGPDVVLLDVHMPGGGGQEVLRRVLGSGSTVRFLALSVSDAAEDVIGVIRGGARGYVTKNISGRELTDAIRRVAEGDAVFSPRLAGFVLDAFASSEAPPIDPELDSLTQREREVLRLIARGYAYKEIAKELFISVKTVETHVSSVLRKLQLSNRHELSRWATARRLV, encoded by the coding sequence ATGAGCGTGGTGAAGGTCCTGATCGTCGACGACCACCGCCTGTTCCGCTCCGGCGTGCGGGCCGAGCTGGGCGACTCCATCGAGGTGATCGGGGAGGCCGAGGACGTGGACTCCGCGGTCAAGGCGATCGCCGCACTGGGGCCCGACGTGGTCCTCCTCGACGTGCACATGCCCGGCGGCGGCGGCCAGGAGGTGCTGCGCCGGGTCCTCGGTTCCGGTTCCACGGTCCGCTTCCTGGCCCTGTCGGTCTCCGACGCGGCGGAGGACGTCATCGGCGTGATCCGGGGCGGTGCCAGGGGATACGTGACCAAGAACATCAGCGGGCGCGAGCTCACCGACGCCATCCGCCGGGTGGCCGAGGGCGACGCGGTCTTCTCCCCGAGGCTGGCGGGGTTCGTGCTGGACGCGTTCGCCTCCAGCGAGGCCCCGCCGATCGACCCCGAGCTCGACTCGCTCACCCAGCGTGAGCGCGAGGTCCTGCGGCTGATCGCCCGCGGTTACGCGTACAAGGAGATCGCCAAGGAGCTGTTCATCTCGGTGAAGACCGTGGAGACCCACGTCTCGTCCGTGCTGCGCAAGCTGCAGCTCTCCAACCGCCACGAGCTGTCCCGCTGGGCCACGGCGCGCCGCCTGGTCTGA
- a CDS encoding phosphotransferase family protein — protein sequence MTVRRRRWADLPEPARTAVQEQTGPVVDIRSAEVGLTSGLAARITTEGAAFFVKAAPAASPIAGHLLRERTANQALPSTVPAPQLLWTADVADWHLLLFEHAPGHEANLAPKSPDIPAAMDAVAALAVPCPWPGAPSVTAKATALLLGAEAFLADSPGLGDYEPLVKALDLNELDGTTLLHADLHAGNLLVDNDRCRVVDWSMACRGAAWVDVALLIPRLIDAGHTPAEAEGVAAGVPTWREVPADAVTALAAIRALFAARMAEVGPAHLQAKRLRTAAACLAWVEYRTG from the coding sequence ATGACAGTCCGAAGAAGGCGGTGGGCTGACCTGCCCGAACCCGCCCGTACGGCGGTCCAGGAGCAGACCGGCCCGGTCGTCGACATCCGGTCGGCGGAAGTTGGTCTGACCTCCGGGCTCGCCGCACGCATCACCACCGAGGGGGCCGCCTTCTTCGTGAAGGCGGCCCCCGCCGCCTCACCCATCGCCGGACACCTGCTACGCGAACGCACCGCCAACCAGGCGCTGCCGTCTACCGTCCCCGCCCCCCAGCTCTTGTGGACGGCCGACGTCGCCGACTGGCACCTGCTCCTCTTCGAGCATGCCCCCGGCCACGAGGCGAACCTGGCCCCGAAGTCGCCAGACATACCCGCCGCGATGGACGCGGTCGCCGCCCTCGCCGTGCCATGCCCGTGGCCGGGGGCGCCGTCGGTGACGGCCAAGGCCACCGCCCTGCTGTTGGGGGCTGAGGCGTTCCTCGCGGACTCCCCCGGTCTCGGCGACTACGAGCCGCTCGTCAAAGCCCTCGACCTGAACGAGCTGGACGGGACGACACTGCTGCACGCGGACCTGCACGCGGGCAACCTGCTGGTCGACAACGACCGTTGCCGGGTCGTCGACTGGTCGATGGCCTGCCGGGGCGCGGCCTGGGTCGACGTCGCCCTGTTGATCCCTCGGCTGATCGACGCCGGGCACACGCCCGCCGAAGCTGAGGGCGTCGCTGCCGGAGTACCCACGTGGAGGGAGGTGCCCGCAGACGCGGTGACCGCGCTGGCCGCCATCCGCGCCCTGTTCGCCGCCCGCATGGCTGAGGTCGGACCAGCGCATCTGCAGGCGAAACGGTTGCGGACCGCTGCGGCGTGCCTGGCGTGGGTGGAGTACCGCACCGGCTGA
- a CDS encoding ATP-binding protein, with product MADRQTVRDAAPVMPEDAPFPRLVRPVEGRLVAGVAQGAAAQLRLDPVVLRLAFVLLTVLNGFGALAYAALWMFTPREPYEGREPGRDWSQLAAYGAIGLALMALGWLTGTSGAGFGAWPIAVGGIGSLILWQQADPDRRQRWMSNTVGQVRRNRVRTFLGLVLVVVGAIGFLVANDELGKARPGIVFTLVVVGGVALIAAPWLAALWKELQRERRERIRQEERAEVAAHVHDSVLHTLTLIQRNAQDSREVMRLARSQERELRNWLYQPQQDADASVAAAVRRVAAEEEDAHGVPIEVVCVGDGPLTPELSAMMQAARQAMVNAAKYSGSEVVSVYAETEPDEVTVFIRDRGVGFDMSDVPEDRMGIRQSIIGRMERHGGSARVRTEPGEGTEVMLTMKLEKA from the coding sequence ATGGCTGACCGACAGACAGTTCGCGACGCGGCGCCCGTGATGCCCGAGGACGCCCCTTTCCCCCGTCTGGTACGACCGGTGGAGGGGCGGCTGGTCGCCGGGGTGGCCCAGGGGGCCGCCGCCCAGCTCCGGCTCGACCCGGTCGTGCTGCGGCTGGCCTTCGTGCTGCTCACCGTCCTGAACGGGTTCGGCGCCCTGGCGTACGCCGCCCTGTGGATGTTCACCCCGCGCGAGCCGTACGAGGGCAGGGAGCCCGGGAGGGATTGGAGCCAGCTCGCCGCGTACGGCGCGATCGGGCTGGCGCTGATGGCCCTGGGCTGGCTCACCGGCACCTCGGGGGCCGGGTTCGGGGCCTGGCCGATCGCCGTGGGCGGCATCGGCTCGCTGATCCTCTGGCAGCAGGCCGACCCCGACCGGCGGCAGCGCTGGATGAGCAACACGGTCGGGCAGGTCCGCCGGAACCGGGTCCGCACCTTCCTCGGGCTCGTGCTCGTCGTGGTCGGCGCGATCGGCTTCCTGGTGGCCAACGACGAGCTGGGCAAGGCCCGTCCGGGCATCGTGTTCACCCTGGTGGTCGTGGGCGGCGTGGCGCTGATCGCGGCGCCCTGGCTCGCCGCCCTGTGGAAGGAACTGCAGCGCGAGCGCCGCGAGCGCATCCGGCAGGAGGAACGCGCCGAGGTGGCCGCGCACGTGCACGACTCGGTGCTGCACACGCTGACGCTCATCCAGCGCAACGCCCAGGACTCGCGCGAGGTGATGCGGCTCGCCCGTTCCCAGGAGCGGGAGCTGCGCAACTGGCTCTACCAGCCCCAGCAGGACGCCGACGCGTCGGTGGCCGCGGCCGTGCGGCGGGTCGCGGCCGAGGAGGAGGACGCGCACGGGGTGCCGATCGAGGTCGTCTGCGTCGGCGACGGCCCGCTCACCCCCGAACTGTCCGCGATGATGCAGGCCGCGAGGCAGGCGATGGTCAACGCCGCGAAATACTCCGGCTCCGAGGTCGTCTCCGTGTACGCCGAGACGGAACCGGATGAGGTCACCGTCTTCATCCGGGATCGGGGAGTCGGGTTCGACATGAGCGATGTGCCCGAGGATCGTATGGGTATCCGCCAGTCGATCATCGGCAGGATGGAGCGCCACGGGGGCAGCGCCCGTGTGCGGACCGAGCCCGGCGAGGGCACGGAAGTGATGCTGACCATGAAGCTGGAGAAGGCGTGA
- a CDS encoding CGNR zinc finger domain-containing protein, with amino-acid sequence MSALEFVSTVRATRAGLTDTLADVEGMTAWGRAHAAALGIDPGFVASEELRREVVELRQAVRALFARAVRPGAASGADAHRLPGFAESLDLVNAAALAVPLAARLEWPAEGVPLARTVPGDGATESERIRAALATSAIELLTGPQRERLRTCPAPRCVLYFLKDHARQEWCSVGCGNRARAARHYHQHRDD; translated from the coding sequence ATGTCGGCCCTGGAGTTCGTCAGCACCGTCCGCGCGACGCGGGCCGGTCTGACGGACACACTCGCCGACGTCGAGGGCATGACCGCGTGGGGCCGGGCGCACGCCGCCGCGTTGGGGATCGACCCGGGCTTTGTCGCCTCGGAGGAGCTGCGGCGCGAGGTGGTGGAGCTGCGGCAGGCCGTACGGGCGCTCTTCGCCAGGGCCGTGCGGCCGGGCGCCGCGAGCGGCGCGGACGCGCACCGGCTCCCGGGGTTCGCCGAGTCACTCGACCTGGTCAACGCCGCGGCGCTGGCCGTGCCGCTGGCCGCCCGGCTGGAGTGGCCCGCCGAGGGCGTTCCCCTGGCACGGACCGTCCCCGGCGACGGGGCCACGGAGTCGGAGCGGATCCGGGCGGCCCTCGCGACGTCGGCGATCGAGCTGCTGACCGGGCCTCAGCGCGAGCGGCTCCGCACCTGCCCCGCGCCACGCTGCGTGCTCTACTTCCTCAAGGACCACGCCCGGCAGGAGTGGTGCTCGGTCGGCTGCGGCAACCGGGCCCGCGCGGCCCGCCACTACCACCAGCACCGCGACGACTGA
- a CDS encoding ATP-binding protein → MTAETLGTITLPGMERSVPVARHCVGAVLAAAGCASVDDVLLVVTELVGNAIKHTASGVPGGTLTLRVSDAGQKLIHIEVIDSGSETIPEPREPDPESFGGRGLWLVGRCSKQWGVRELGGGHRAVWALMPATDGQPGALDV, encoded by the coding sequence ATGACGGCCGAGACACTGGGGACGATCACGCTGCCGGGAATGGAGCGCTCTGTACCGGTGGCCCGTCACTGCGTCGGCGCGGTGCTGGCGGCTGCGGGATGCGCGTCCGTGGACGACGTGCTGCTGGTGGTGACCGAGCTGGTCGGAAACGCGATCAAGCACACCGCCTCGGGTGTCCCCGGCGGCACTCTGACGCTGCGCGTGAGCGACGCCGGACAGAAACTGATCCACATCGAGGTGATCGACTCCGGTTCCGAGACGATCCCCGAACCGCGTGAACCGGACCCGGAGAGCTTCGGCGGGCGGGGCCTGTGGCTGGTGGGCCGGTGCTCGAAGCAGTGGGGAGTCCGCGAGCTTGGCGGGGGACACCGGGCGGTGTGGGCGCTGATGCCCGCGACGGATGGCCAGCCGGGTGCTCTGGACGTGTGA
- a CDS encoding SRPBCC family protein has product MAMRFEHEFTVPVPVEQAWPVLLDVERIAPCLPGAAVDRVEGDSFAGRMKMKIGPVTVTYQGRVAFEKVDEDARSMTIRASGKEARGPGTAGATVVVRLHPQDRSTRVTVDTSFNVTGRPAQAGRGVMTEVGGKLVDRFAANLSHLLGEGPGVETAAETATGTTGVGGWSAPPKPEPVDDVPAISETWGPGPARPAGFDSSDELIDSTTAPASSSGPAGSTVSDAESLGTPSSAFPGPAGSTGHGAEGPGGTGSGTTAFGGRDSGAAASGLGGPGGPEGLNGPEIPGGPGRHLSAVPTPPGLAVSEEAESRESHPAGTSRTSLSPDEEALNLLEVAGLPLLKRVAPLVAALAGLILIAWLIRRALRLRQP; this is encoded by the coding sequence ATGGCGATGCGGTTCGAGCACGAGTTCACGGTTCCCGTGCCTGTCGAGCAGGCGTGGCCGGTGCTGCTCGACGTCGAGCGGATCGCGCCCTGCCTGCCCGGTGCCGCCGTGGACAGGGTCGAGGGTGACTCCTTCGCCGGCCGGATGAAGATGAAGATCGGGCCGGTCACGGTGACGTACCAGGGCAGGGTCGCCTTCGAGAAGGTGGACGAGGACGCCCGTTCCATGACCATCAGGGCCTCCGGCAAGGAGGCCAGGGGTCCGGGCACGGCCGGTGCCACGGTCGTCGTGCGCCTGCACCCCCAGGACCGGAGCACCCGGGTCACCGTCGACACCTCCTTCAACGTGACCGGCCGCCCGGCTCAGGCCGGCCGGGGCGTGATGACCGAGGTCGGCGGGAAGCTGGTCGACAGGTTCGCGGCCAACCTCTCCCACCTGCTGGGCGAGGGCCCCGGCGTGGAAACGGCCGCCGAGACGGCCACGGGGACGACCGGCGTGGGCGGCTGGAGCGCGCCCCCGAAGCCGGAACCGGTCGATGACGTTCCGGCGATCTCGGAGACCTGGGGCCCCGGCCCGGCACGCCCGGCCGGTTTCGACAGCTCGGACGAGCTCATCGACTCCACGACCGCGCCCGCTTCCTCCTCCGGCCCGGCGGGCTCGACGGTCTCCGACGCCGAGAGTCTTGGCACCCCCAGCTCCGCGTTCCCCGGCCCCGCGGGCTCGACGGGGCACGGCGCGGAAGGCCCCGGCGGCACGGGATCGGGCACGACGGCCTTCGGCGGCAGGGACTCGGGCGCGGCGGCGTCCGGACTGGGCGGTCCCGGCGGCCCGGAAGGGCTGAACGGCCCCGAGATTCCGGGTGGGCCGGGACGTCACCTCAGCGCGGTGCCGACGCCACCCGGCCTCGCCGTCAGCGAGGAGGCGGAGTCCCGCGAGAGCCACCCGGCGGGCACCTCGCGCACCTCGCTCAGCCCCGACGAGGAGGCCCTGAACCTCCTGGAGGTGGCGGGCCTGCCACTGCTCAAGCGCGTCGCCCCCCTGGTCGCCGCCCTGGCGGGCCTCATCCTGATCGCCTGGCTGATCCGCCGCGCCCTGCGGCTCCGGCAGCCGTAG
- a CDS encoding OmpA family protein, with protein sequence MTRKPASAVIMAVVTVMLTSCGSTSVQTGGGGEERQSETVTAASESPAGSSEVTPAEATDPAGQEPTSCPNGAELIPAVEIPGVHADPTIIPEAKVGGETIPAVTIPGVDIPAQRIPAQCVERKPAPGGCLSAVTIPATMIPGTAVPEVVIPGVDAGGITIDPVRADAVKADEVWADEVKADEVCQVKPGGAGLVPSVLRPSILRPSILRPSILRPSILRPRSCNDQGECIDSVRVGAVRVGAVRVDAIRIDAERLDARRVGQSEVLEGKKSVAFNLKADVLFDFDRADIKPGAAAELRRITEAIESGAPADAPVQVDGHTDGKGDDAHNRPLSEKRAQAVVDWLTSKGGVDASRLRATGYGETKPIAANTRPDGSDDPAGRAKNRRVVISVQK encoded by the coding sequence ATGACGAGGAAGCCGGCATCCGCTGTGATCATGGCGGTGGTGACGGTGATGCTGACGTCATGCGGGTCGACGAGCGTCCAAACGGGCGGAGGGGGCGAGGAGCGCCAGTCCGAGACCGTGACAGCGGCCTCGGAGAGTCCGGCCGGGTCCTCGGAGGTCACGCCCGCCGAGGCCACCGATCCCGCGGGTCAGGAGCCGACGAGCTGCCCGAACGGGGCTGAGCTCATCCCCGCCGTCGAGATCCCGGGCGTGCACGCCGATCCGACGATCATCCCGGAGGCGAAGGTCGGCGGGGAGACCATCCCGGCCGTCACGATCCCGGGTGTCGACATCCCGGCGCAGCGGATCCCCGCCCAGTGCGTCGAGAGGAAGCCCGCCCCCGGCGGATGCCTGAGCGCGGTCACGATCCCGGCGACCATGATCCCGGGAACGGCGGTCCCCGAAGTCGTGATCCCGGGTGTGGACGCGGGTGGAATCACGATCGACCCCGTGCGGGCCGACGCGGTGAAGGCCGACGAGGTCTGGGCCGACGAGGTGAAGGCCGACGAGGTCTGCCAGGTCAAGCCTGGGGGCGCCGGCCTGGTGCCGTCGGTGCTCCGTCCGTCGATACTCCGTCCGTCGATCCTGCGCCCCTCGATCCTGCGCCCGTCCATCCTCCGTCCCCGCTCCTGCAACGACCAGGGTGAATGCATCGACTCGGTCAGGGTCGGCGCGGTCAGGGTCGGCGCGGTACGGGTGGACGCGATCAGGATCGACGCGGAGCGGCTCGACGCGCGCAGGGTCGGCCAGAGCGAGGTCCTCGAAGGCAAGAAATCGGTCGCGTTCAACCTCAAGGCCGACGTCCTCTTCGATTTCGACAGGGCGGACATCAAGCCGGGTGCCGCCGCCGAACTCAGGAGGATCACCGAGGCCATCGAGAGCGGGGCTCCCGCGGACGCGCCCGTCCAGGTGGACGGGCACACCGACGGCAAGGGTGACGACGCCCACAACCGGCCTCTGTCGGAGAAGCGGGCACAGGCCGTCGTGGACTGGCTGACGTCCAAGGGAGGCGTCGATGCGAGCCGTCTCAGGGCGACGGGGTACGGCGAGACCAAGCCGATCGCCGCGAACACCAGGCCGGACGGATCCGACGACCCGGCGGGCAGAGCCAAGAACCGACGCGTAGTGATCTCCGTACAGAAGTAG
- a CDS encoding glutamate-cysteine ligase family protein, producing the protein MGRDVPAMVFSREDRRRYRDKVRRCLDVFAQMLRESRFEFDEPRAGLEIELNLVDERGEAAMKNIEVLEAIAEPDWATELGQFNVEINVLPESLEGDGAARLEKVIRDRLNHAEERARTVGGHMVMVGILPTLRESDVHEGTLSANPRYRLLNEQIFAARGEDLHLSIEGDEFLETYADSITPEAACTSLQLHLQVSPEAFAANWNAAQAIAGPQVALAANSPFLFGRRLWQETRIPLFEQATDTRPVELKTQGVRPRVWFGERWITSVFDLFEENARYFPALLPLCDEEDPREELARGITPQLGELTLHNGTVYRWNRPVYAVVDGIPHLRVENRVLPAGPSVADVAANAAFYYGLMRVLPYAERPVWTRMSFAAAEDNLHAAARYGLDARLFWPGLGEVVASELVLRRLLPLAHEGLDLWGVAPDSRDRLLGIVERRCLTGTTGASWQIDAVDALGDLDRHEALRRMTLRYIENMHTNEPVHTWPSL; encoded by the coding sequence ATGGGACGCGACGTACCGGCGATGGTGTTCAGCCGTGAGGACCGGCGGCGCTATCGGGACAAGGTTCGCCGGTGCCTTGACGTCTTCGCGCAGATGCTGCGCGAGTCCAGGTTCGAGTTCGACGAGCCCAGGGCCGGGCTGGAGATCGAGCTCAACCTCGTGGACGAGCGCGGCGAGGCCGCCATGAAGAACATCGAGGTGCTGGAGGCCATCGCCGAGCCCGACTGGGCGACCGAGCTGGGCCAGTTCAACGTGGAGATCAACGTCCTGCCCGAATCCCTGGAGGGGGACGGCGCGGCCCGGCTGGAGAAGGTGATCAGGGACCGCCTCAACCACGCCGAGGAACGGGCCCGCACCGTCGGCGGGCACATGGTGATGGTCGGCATCCTGCCCACGCTGCGAGAGAGCGACGTGCACGAGGGCACGCTGTCGGCCAACCCCCGCTACAGGCTGCTCAACGAGCAGATCTTCGCGGCCAGGGGCGAGGACCTGCACCTGTCGATCGAGGGCGACGAGTTCCTGGAGACCTACGCCGACAGCATCACCCCCGAGGCCGCCTGCACGAGCCTCCAGCTCCACCTCCAGGTCAGCCCGGAGGCGTTCGCCGCCAACTGGAACGCCGCCCAGGCCATCGCGGGCCCCCAGGTGGCGCTGGCCGCCAACTCGCCGTTCCTGTTCGGCCGCAGGCTCTGGCAGGAGACCAGGATCCCGCTGTTCGAGCAGGCCACCGACACCCGCCCGGTGGAGCTGAAGACCCAGGGCGTACGGCCCAGGGTGTGGTTCGGCGAGCGGTGGATCACCTCGGTCTTCGACCTCTTCGAGGAGAACGCCCGCTACTTCCCCGCGCTGCTGCCCCTGTGCGACGAGGAGGACCCGCGTGAGGAACTGGCGCGCGGGATCACTCCCCAGCTCGGCGAGCTGACCCTGCACAACGGCACCGTCTACCGATGGAACCGGCCGGTCTACGCGGTCGTGGACGGCATCCCGCACCTGCGGGTGGAGAACCGGGTGCTGCCCGCGGGGCCCTCGGTGGCGGACGTCGCCGCCAACGCCGCCTTCTACTACGGGCTCATGCGCGTCCTCCCGTACGCCGAGCGCCCGGTGTGGACGCGCATGTCGTTCGCCGCGGCCGAGGACAACCTGCACGCCGCCGCCCGGTACGGCCTGGACGCCCGGCTCTTCTGGCCGGGACTCGGCGAGGTGGTCGCGTCCGAGCTGGTCCTGCGCCGCCTGCTGCCGCTCGCCCACGAGGGACTCGACCTGTGGGGTGTGGCCCCCGATTCCAGGGACCGGCTGCTGGGGATCGTCGAGCGGCGCTGCCTGACGGGCACGACCGGGGCGAGCTGGCAGATCGACGCGGTGGACGCGCTCGGCGACCTCGACAGGCACGAGGCGCTGCGCCGGATGACCCTGCGCTACATCGAGAACATGCACACCAACGAGCCTGTACACACCTGGCCGTCCCTGTAG
- a CDS encoding PspC domain-containing protein — protein MNDTGRAQDPASSPSASSPFEERFEERFSERFEERGLRRSNEGRMLTGVCAGLGRYARIDPVVLRVGFAVLVLGSGIGIMLYIAAFLLMRETDGSPGYLEQWIRRDFDSETVLTLLTGLFALGLIVNVSSDGIGTGTVVVGTVFAIALLAAHSRGVDLLAVARSLPDRLRRRRAPSPAAGQWPGSAAHPSDAAGRRPVDERDPFAHTTAPSAAGPAAYAGSPMAGPTSEGAAHAAARPGAETVTEPYAPAAEAGPGSTTIQPSPAPGPQAGHAPGMPPGPAAPPEGAPRDAPGSYRTAARPLFNSSGEPFSPYGPYQPLDPQRRQGPYPPYDPSAYGGTVVAPPRPRRRRSLVGSITICLAMIVGGIIVAIQSASGSVNMTVVGGAVLVVIGAGLLVATWFGRGAGLVATGTVLSIALVAGSTLGGMPKKFGDFNWRPATLSEVARSYSVGVGEGRLDLGDLVLPPGSRTIVDVSVSVGEVSVILPATARIEVNGSTRFGDIKIDHVVEGGADIEHSKILEPEVPPKGDVATIVLNIKAGIGDVEVRRAA, from the coding sequence ATGAACGACACCGGGCGGGCCCAGGATCCGGCGAGCTCGCCGTCCGCCTCCTCCCCCTTCGAGGAGCGCTTTGAGGAGCGTTTTTCGGAGCGCTTTGAGGAGCGCGGCCTGAGGCGCAGCAACGAGGGGCGCATGCTCACGGGCGTCTGTGCGGGTCTGGGAAGGTACGCCCGGATCGACCCCGTGGTGCTGCGGGTCGGTTTCGCGGTGCTGGTGCTCGGCTCTGGCATCGGCATCATGCTCTACATCGCGGCGTTCCTGCTGATGCGCGAGACCGACGGCAGTCCCGGCTACCTGGAGCAGTGGATCCGGCGCGACTTCGACAGCGAGACGGTCCTGACCCTGCTGACCGGCCTGTTCGCCCTCGGACTGATCGTCAACGTCTCCTCGGACGGCATCGGCACCGGCACGGTCGTGGTCGGCACGGTGTTCGCCATCGCCCTGCTCGCCGCCCACTCCCGCGGGGTCGACCTGCTGGCCGTGGCCAGGTCGCTGCCCGACCGGCTGCGCAGGCGCCGCGCCCCGTCCCCGGCCGCCGGCCAGTGGCCCGGCTCGGCCGCCCACCCGTCCGACGCCGCCGGACGGCGCCCCGTCGATGAACGGGATCCGTTCGCCCACACCACCGCGCCCTCGGCCGCCGGCCCCGCCGCGTACGCCGGATCCCCCATGGCCGGACCCACCTCGGAAGGCGCCGCTCACGCCGCCGCCCGGCCGGGGGCCGAGACGGTCACGGAGCCGTACGCGCCCGCGGCCGAGGCCGGACCGGGATCCACGACGATCCAGCCGTCCCCCGCTCCCGGGCCCCAGGCCGGACACGCGCCGGGCATGCCACCGGGCCCCGCCGCACCACCGGAAGGCGCCCCGCGGGACGCCCCGGGCTCGTACCGCACCGCCGCGAGGCCGCTGTTCAACTCCTCCGGCGAGCCTTTCTCGCCGTACGGCCCCTACCAGCCTCTGGATCCCCAGAGGCGGCAGGGGCCGTACCCCCCCTACGACCCGTCCGCGTACGGCGGGACGGTGGTGGCGCCGCCCAGGCCGCGGCGGCGCAGATCGCTCGTCGGGAGCATCACCATCTGTCTGGCCATGATCGTTGGAGGGATCATCGTGGCGATCCAGTCCGCCTCGGGATCGGTCAACATGACGGTCGTCGGCGGCGCGGTACTCGTCGTCATCGGCGCCGGCCTGCTGGTCGCCACCTGGTTCGGCCGGGGAGCGGGGCTGGTCGCGACCGGCACCGTCCTGTCGATCGCCCTGGTCGCGGGATCCACGCTGGGCGGCATGCCGAAGAAGTTCGGTGACTTCAACTGGCGGCCCGCCACCCTGTCCGAGGTGGCTCGCAGCTACTCGGTGGGCGTGGGAGAGGGCAGGCTCGACCTGGGCGACCTGGTCCTGCCGCCGGGCTCGCGGACCATCGTGGACGTCTCGGTCTCCGTCGGAGAGGTAAGCGTGATCCTGCCCGCGACGGCCAGAATCGAGGTGAACGGCTCCACCAGGTTCGGCGACATCAAGATCGACCATGTGGTGGAGGGAGGGGCCGACATCGAGCACAGCAAGATCCTGGAGCCCGAGGTGCCCCCAAAGGGCGACGTGGCGACCATCGTGCTGAACATCAAGGCCGGCATCGGGGACGTGGAGGTGCGCCGTGCGGCCTGA
- a CDS encoding pyridoxamine 5'-phosphate oxidase family protein, with protein MEHAGEFAVQRRAGVRAVALGSARTRPEIPAVAAEFLGRQRMLLIGATGRDGLLWASALTGPEGFAEAVDERTVVIDAVPGEHDPLAGLNDGQVGMLAIEPMSRRRMRVNGTVRREGGRMVVRTEQAYANCPKYIQAREVVAEPTEPATPAPSGPADSPGPPRSSGATGAPGFLGSADFSSATTFDDGDRAWIEGADTFFVATSAPGLGADLSHRGGNPGFVRVVDDRRLVWPDYIGNSMYMTLGNLELDDGCGLLFLDWEGGDALHLTGRAHVDWDPGNIPGAQRLVRFEVDKIVRIRGASPLRWRLAEYSRHNPPV; from the coding sequence GTGGAGCACGCGGGAGAGTTCGCGGTTCAGCGGAGGGCCGGGGTGCGCGCGGTGGCGCTGGGTTCGGCCAGGACCCGGCCGGAGATCCCGGCGGTGGCGGCCGAGTTCCTGGGGCGACAGCGGATGCTGCTGATCGGGGCGACGGGGCGGGACGGGCTCCTGTGGGCGTCCGCCCTGACCGGACCCGAGGGGTTCGCCGAGGCGGTGGACGAGCGGACGGTCGTGATCGACGCGGTGCCGGGCGAGCACGACCCGCTGGCGGGGCTGAACGACGGCCAGGTCGGGATGCTCGCGATCGAGCCGATGAGCAGGCGCAGGATGCGGGTCAACGGCACGGTCCGGCGGGAGGGCGGACGGATGGTCGTCCGTACCGAGCAGGCGTACGCCAACTGTCCCAAGTACATCCAGGCGCGGGAGGTCGTCGCGGAACCGACGGAGCCCGCCACCCCCGCCCCTTCCGGCCCCGCTGACTCCCCCGGACCCCCTCGATCCTCCGGAGCCACTGGAGCCCCCGGCTTCCTCGGCTCCGCCGACTTCTCCTCGGCGACGACGTTCGACGACGGCGACCGGGCCTGGATCGAGGGCGCCGACACGTTCTTCGTCGCCACCTCCGCGCCCGGCCTCGGCGCCGACCTGTCACACCGGGGCGGCAACCCCGGGTTCGTCCGGGTGGTGGATGACCGGCGGCTGGTCTGGCCGGACTACATCGGCAACTCCATGTACATGACGCTGGGCAACCTGGAGCTGGACGACGGCTGCGGCCTGCTCTTCCTCGACTGGGAGGGCGGCGACGCCCTGCACCTGACCGGGCGTGCCCACGTCGACTGGGATCCGGGAAACATCCCGGGCGCGCAACGACTGGTCCGGTTCGAGGTGGACAAGATCGTCCGCATCCGGGGAGCCAGCCCGCTCCGCTGGAGGCTCGCGGAGTACTCCCGTCACAACCCGCCGGTCTGA